The proteins below are encoded in one region of Qipengyuania sp. HL-TH1:
- a CDS encoding UrcA family protein: MKYHQFLAASLVAAALVHTPAQAERSEVSIEVAFNDLDLRDPDQVEVLRERVADAAEAACTHPDALSVNAFSYDRRCKASLVASARKMITLKTSAKLAQAR; this comes from the coding sequence ATGAAGTATCACCAGTTTCTCGCCGCCAGCCTCGTCGCTGCCGCACTCGTCCACACCCCGGCGCAGGCCGAACGCAGCGAAGTCAGCATCGAAGTCGCATTCAACGACCTCGACCTGCGCGATCCCGACCAGGTCGAAGTCCTGCGCGAGCGCGTTGCCGATGCCGCCGAAGCCGCCTGCACCCACCCCGACGCGCTGTCGGTCAACGCCTTCTCCTATGATCGTCGCTGCAAGGCCTCGCTGGTCGCATCGGCGCGCAAGATGATCACGCTGAAGACCTCGGCAAAGCTGGCGCAGGCCCGCTAA
- a CDS encoding endonuclease III yields MLPLGPDPRTETLRRLQALLVQRFGHIERAAAEWRQPEWVLVQGVIGARTKSEVSNAATDRLLQRWGSWEAVATAPLADLQAELATQTYPNVAAERLQASLAALIDLRGAVDLTHLAELDTEAAMDWLEQLPGVGRKIAAGVMNASTLDRRAIVLDGHHTRILQRMGLVPPKAGTARAFAAIMPAMPEDWSGAQFDEHHLLMKKLGQTWCRPSVPDCPNCPAQALCETGRRRA; encoded by the coding sequence ATGCTGCCGCTGGGTCCCGATCCGCGCACCGAAACGCTCCGCCGTCTGCAGGCGCTACTGGTCCAGCGGTTCGGGCATATCGAACGCGCGGCCGCGGAATGGCGCCAGCCCGAATGGGTGCTGGTGCAGGGTGTGATCGGCGCGCGGACCAAGTCCGAGGTCTCGAACGCCGCAACCGACCGGCTGCTGCAGCGCTGGGGCAGCTGGGAGGCGGTGGCCACCGCGCCGCTCGCCGACTTGCAGGCCGAACTCGCGACGCAGACCTATCCCAATGTCGCCGCCGAACGCCTGCAGGCGAGCCTTGCGGCGCTCATCGATTTGCGCGGCGCGGTAGACCTCACTCATCTCGCCGAGCTGGACACCGAAGCGGCGATGGACTGGCTCGAACAGCTCCCCGGTGTCGGGCGCAAGATCGCCGCGGGCGTGATGAATGCCAGCACTCTGGACCGGCGCGCCATCGTGCTCGACGGGCATCACACGCGTATTCTCCAGCGGATGGGGCTGGTCCCGCCCAAGGCCGGCACCGCGCGCGCTTTCGCCGCGATCATGCCCGCCATGCCCGAGGACTGGTCGGGCGCGCAGTTCGACGAGCATCACCTGCTGATGAAGAAGCTCGGCCAGACCTGGTGCCGCCCCTCAGTTCCCGACTGCCCCAATTGCCCCGCGCAGGCGCTGTGCGAGACGGGTCGCCGCCGCGCCTGA
- a CDS encoding class I adenylate-forming enzyme family protein, with product MGETQRAALAETFGSFPHIIAANAAALDSQIAMRDDEGELSWAALGDRVERIAARLVADGLERGQAVAILGYSSIPYALVFLAAVRAGGVAAPLTTSASPDQLAGMARDSGAQHIFIDRAKLAELGEDCFPSMTRIVLDEQLAEWMAPAGAQAPEFQPQPCDPFNIIYSSGTTGVPKGIVHSHQMRWRQFASTASSWLEGGLPVRTLASTPLYSNTTMVAFLPPLLAGGTVRVMRKFDALRWLEYAQADRTTATMLVPVQYRRLMEEPRFDEFDLSAMQLKYCTSAPFPAELKREVLARMPGALIEIYSMTEGGVVCLLEAHKFPDKLHTVGRPAPGSELKVLDDADQPVAPGTPGNLVGRSQTMMAGYKNQPDKTREGYWTDPETGEVWQRMGDIGRVDADGFVELVGRAKDMIISGGFNIFPVDLEDELSKEADVVEAAVIGVPSARWGETPVGFVTLAEDARDCEAIREAVNARLGKTQRLAQLHRIADMPRSHIGKLLKTDLREEAGRRGLPD from the coding sequence ATGGGAGAGACACAAAGAGCAGCGCTGGCCGAAACTTTCGGCAGCTTTCCGCACATCATCGCCGCCAATGCCGCCGCGCTGGACAGCCAGATCGCGATGCGCGACGACGAGGGCGAGCTGAGCTGGGCCGCGCTTGGCGACCGGGTCGAGCGGATCGCCGCGCGGCTCGTCGCAGACGGGCTGGAGCGGGGGCAGGCGGTGGCGATCCTCGGCTATTCCTCGATCCCCTATGCGCTGGTGTTCCTCGCCGCGGTGCGCGCGGGCGGGGTGGCCGCGCCGCTGACCACCAGTGCCAGTCCCGACCAATTGGCAGGCATGGCGCGCGATTCGGGCGCGCAGCATATCTTCATCGACCGCGCAAAGCTGGCGGAACTGGGCGAGGATTGCTTCCCGAGCATGACGCGGATCGTGCTCGACGAGCAGCTCGCTGAGTGGATGGCGCCCGCAGGCGCGCAGGCGCCCGAATTCCAGCCGCAGCCGTGCGATCCCTTCAACATCATCTATTCTTCGGGCACGACCGGCGTCCCCAAGGGCATCGTCCATTCGCACCAGATGCGCTGGCGGCAATTTGCCAGCACGGCATCGAGCTGGCTGGAGGGCGGCCTGCCCGTCCGTACGCTCGCCTCGACGCCGCTCTATTCGAATACCACCATGGTTGCGTTCCTGCCGCCACTGCTGGCGGGCGGGACGGTGCGCGTGATGCGCAAGTTCGATGCCCTGCGCTGGCTCGAATATGCGCAGGCGGACCGGACCACCGCGACCATGCTGGTCCCGGTCCAGTACCGGCGGTTGATGGAAGAGCCGCGCTTCGACGAATTCGACCTGTCCGCCATGCAGCTCAAATACTGCACTTCGGCGCCTTTCCCGGCGGAATTGAAGCGCGAGGTGCTGGCGCGCATGCCGGGTGCGCTGATCGAGATCTATTCGATGACCGAGGGCGGGGTTGTCTGCCTGCTCGAAGCGCACAAGTTTCCCGACAAGCTGCACACGGTGGGCCGTCCGGCGCCGGGCAGCGAACTCAAGGTGCTCGACGATGCGGATCAGCCGGTCGCGCCGGGTACGCCGGGCAATCTGGTCGGGCGCAGCCAGACGATGATGGCGGGGTACAAGAACCAGCCCGACAAGACGCGCGAGGGCTACTGGACCGACCCGGAAACGGGCGAGGTCTGGCAGCGCATGGGCGATATCGGGCGCGTCGATGCCGACGGCTTCGTCGAACTGGTCGGCCGCGCGAAGGACATGATCATCTCGGGCGGGTTCAATATCTTCCCGGTCGATCTCGAGGATGAATTGTCCAAGGAAGCCGATGTGGTCGAGGCCGCGGTGATCGGCGTGCCCAGCGCGCGCTGGGGCGAAACCCCGGTCGGGTTCGTGACGCTGGCGGAGGATGCGCGCGATTGCGAAGCGATTCGCGAAGCGGTCAATGCGCGGCTCGGCAAAACCCAGCGGCTGGCGCAGCTCCACAGAATCGCGGACATGCCGCGCAGCCATATCGGCAAGCTGCTCAAGACCGATCTGCGCGAAGAGGCTGGCCGTCGCGGCCTGCCCGACTGA
- a CDS encoding DMT family transporter: protein MGISAGKPRAPAAAARPFRLATVLVLASLAVLAFAGNSLIARYALAGGGITPIAFSVVRLATGAIVLAPLLLGRGGTWNYGGGLSLFAYVVMFSWAYVELPAATGALILFAVVQATILLAGMARGERVGWLGWTGLVLSLSGLAVLLVPQVQGGRLLPSAFMAVAGIAWGAYTMIGRASAGAGRYTARSFAIGAMLALPLLAFDITMPETPGLLLAMLSGAVTSGLGYVIWNRVSPSLGLATLATVQLATPLVAALGGIALLDELVTSELIVAGVLIVTGIGLTLRR, encoded by the coding sequence GTGGGAATAAGCGCGGGAAAACCGCGCGCACCGGCTGCGGCTGCGCGCCCTTTCAGGCTCGCGACGGTTCTGGTCCTCGCCAGCCTGGCGGTGCTGGCCTTTGCCGGCAATTCGCTCATTGCGCGCTATGCGCTTGCCGGAGGGGGGATCACGCCTATCGCCTTCTCGGTGGTCCGGCTGGCGACCGGGGCGATCGTCCTCGCGCCGCTGCTGCTGGGGCGCGGCGGGACATGGAATTACGGGGGTGGGCTCAGCCTGTTCGCCTATGTCGTGATGTTTTCCTGGGCCTATGTCGAGCTGCCCGCGGCGACGGGGGCACTGATCCTGTTCGCCGTCGTCCAGGCGACGATCCTGCTGGCGGGCATGGCGCGCGGCGAACGGGTGGGCTGGCTCGGGTGGACGGGGCTGGTGCTCTCGCTCTCGGGTCTGGCGGTGCTGCTGGTCCCGCAAGTGCAGGGCGGGCGATTGCTGCCGTCCGCATTCATGGCGGTCGCCGGGATCGCGTGGGGTGCCTATACGATGATCGGGCGGGCGTCCGCCGGTGCGGGCCGTTATACGGCGCGCAGCTTTGCCATCGGTGCGATGCTCGCGCTGCCGCTGCTGGCGTTCGACATAACGATGCCCGAAACCCCCGGTCTGCTGCTCGCGATGCTGTCGGGTGCGGTCACCTCGGGGCTCGGCTATGTCATCTGGAACCGTGTTTCCCCTTCGCTGGGACTGGCGACGCTGGCGACTGTCCAGCTGGCCACGCCGCTGGTCGCGGCGCTGGGCGGCATCGCCCTGCTCGACGAACTGGTGACCAGTGAACTGATCGTTGCCGGGGTGCTGATCGTGACCGGCATCGGCCTGACGCTACGGCGCTGA
- the guaA gene encoding glutamine-hydrolyzing GMP synthase, with product MQAEHLPDSILIVDFGSQVTQLIARRVREAGVYSEIAPFTQAEEAFHRLQPKGIILSGSPASVCDEGSPRAPQVLFDSGLPILGICYGQQVMTEQLGGEVRPGHETGEGGEFGRAYLTVSEECALFDGLWQTGERHQVWMSHGDKVTRFAPGFGIVATSDGAPFAVIADEKRQYYGTQFHPEVVHTPDGGKLLANFVRHVCGLAGDWTMAEFRRTKIAEIREQVGDGKVICGLSGGVDSAVAAVLIHEAIGDQLTCVFVDHGLMRMNEAEQVVTLFRDHYNIPLVHVNAEEMFLSGLAGQTDPEKKRKFIGGAFIDLFEAEAKRIGGADFLAQGTLYPDVIESVSFTGGPSVTIKSHHNVGGLPERMNMKLVEPLRELFKDEVRELGRELGLPEIFVGRHPFPGPGLAIRIPGEVTKERCDILRKADAIYLEEIRNAGLYDAIWQAFAVLLPVKTVGVMGDGRTYDSVCGLRAVTSTDGMTADIYPFDSAFLSRVATRIINEVQGINRVVYDYTSKPPGTIEWE from the coding sequence ATGCAGGCAGAACACCTCCCCGATTCCATCCTCATCGTCGATTTCGGCAGCCAGGTCACCCAGCTCATCGCGCGCCGCGTGCGCGAAGCAGGGGTCTATTCCGAGATCGCCCCCTTCACCCAGGCGGAGGAGGCGTTCCACCGGCTCCAGCCCAAGGGCATCATCCTGTCGGGCTCGCCCGCCAGCGTATGCGACGAAGGCAGCCCGCGCGCACCGCAGGTCCTGTTCGACAGCGGCCTGCCGATCCTCGGCATCTGTTATGGCCAGCAGGTGATGACCGAGCAGCTCGGCGGCGAGGTTCGCCCGGGGCATGAAACCGGCGAAGGCGGCGAATTCGGCCGCGCCTATCTCACCGTATCGGAAGAATGCGCGCTGTTCGACGGGCTGTGGCAGACCGGCGAGCGGCACCAGGTGTGGATGAGCCATGGCGACAAGGTCACCCGCTTCGCCCCCGGCTTCGGCATCGTCGCCACCAGCGACGGCGCCCCCTTCGCGGTCATCGCCGACGAGAAGCGCCAGTATTACGGCACGCAATTCCATCCCGAAGTGGTCCACACGCCCGATGGCGGCAAGCTGCTCGCCAATTTCGTGCGCCATGTCTGCGGGCTCGCGGGCGACTGGACCATGGCCGAGTTTCGCCGCACCAAGATCGCGGAAATCCGCGAACAGGTCGGCGATGGCAAGGTCATCTGCGGCCTTTCGGGCGGGGTCGATTCGGCGGTTGCCGCAGTGCTCATCCACGAAGCGATCGGCGACCAGCTGACCTGCGTCTTCGTCGACCACGGGCTGATGCGGATGAACGAGGCCGAGCAGGTCGTCACGCTGTTCCGCGACCATTACAATATCCCGCTCGTGCACGTGAATGCGGAGGAGATGTTCCTCTCCGGTCTCGCGGGCCAGACCGACCCCGAAAAGAAGCGCAAGTTCATCGGCGGCGCCTTCATCGACCTGTTCGAGGCCGAAGCGAAGAGGATCGGCGGCGCCGATTTCCTCGCACAGGGGACGCTTTATCCCGATGTGATCGAAAGCGTCAGCTTCACCGGCGGCCCCTCGGTCACGATCAAGAGCCACCACAATGTCGGCGGCCTGCCCGAACGCATGAACATGAAGCTGGTCGAACCCTTGCGCGAACTGTTCAAGGACGAAGTGCGCGAACTGGGCCGCGAACTGGGCCTGCCCGAAATCTTCGTCGGGCGGCATCCTTTCCCCGGGCCCGGCCTCGCGATCCGCATTCCCGGCGAAGTCACCAAGGAACGCTGCGATATCCTGCGCAAGGCCGATGCGATCTATCTCGAGGAGATCCGCAACGCCGGGCTCTACGATGCGATCTGGCAGGCCTTCGCGGTGCTGCTGCCGGTCAAGACCGTCGGCGTGATGGGCGATGGCCGCACCTATGACAGCGTCTGCGGCCTGCGCGCGGTGACCAGTACCGATGGCATGACCGCCGATATCTATCCCTTCGACAGCGCCTTCCTCAGCCGCGTCGCGACCCGCATCATCAACGAGGTGCAGGGCATCAACCGGGTGGTCTACGACTATACGTCGAAGCCCCCCGGCACGATCGAGTGGGAATAA
- a CDS encoding zinc transporter, with protein sequence MLMLLVVVLVVSGALVAGAAWGIYGKLPTRVEGFLVALAGGALLLSVTSELIEPSIAKSSVFHAMLGVGAGAIVFAVADYLIDEKWGSNSGGGLLAAITLDGIPENLALGVALIGAGGMEVAALAGSILLSNLPEAAGGARAMTADGRSKGTVMLLWIGTAALLALAAIIGNLALAGVGEGTLAVIRCFAAGAVVASLATEVFPQAFREDRHWAGVATALGVILAFSLSSLAGS encoded by the coding sequence ATGCTGATGCTGCTCGTCGTGGTGCTGGTGGTTTCGGGCGCTTTGGTCGCCGGGGCGGCATGGGGCATATACGGCAAGCTCCCCACCCGCGTCGAAGGGTTCCTCGTCGCGCTGGCCGGCGGCGCGCTGCTGCTGTCGGTGACGAGCGAATTGATCGAACCCTCGATCGCCAAGAGCAGCGTGTTCCACGCGATGCTCGGCGTGGGGGCCGGGGCGATCGTCTTTGCCGTGGCGGACTATCTGATCGACGAAAAATGGGGTTCGAATAGCGGCGGCGGCCTGCTGGCGGCGATCACGCTCGACGGGATCCCCGAGAATCTTGCGCTGGGTGTCGCGCTGATCGGTGCAGGCGGGATGGAAGTTGCCGCGCTTGCGGGATCGATCCTGCTGTCCAACCTGCCCGAAGCCGCGGGCGGCGCGCGCGCCATGACCGCCGATGGGCGCTCCAAAGGCACCGTGATGCTGCTGTGGATCGGCACCGCAGCGTTGCTCGCGCTCGCCGCAATTATCGGCAATCTCGCGCTGGCCGGGGTCGGCGAAGGCACGCTGGCAGTCATCCGCTGCTTTGCCGCCGGCGCAGTGGTCGCGAGCCTGGCGACCGAAGTCTTCCCGCAGGCGTTCCGCGAGGATCGCCACTGGGCGGGGGTTGCCACCGCGCTGGGCGTCATTCTCGCCTTTTCGCTAAGCAGCCTCGCTGGCAGCTAG
- a CDS encoding NRAMP family divalent metal transporter codes for MKRIGSILLWSAIAAALIGPGTVTAAASAGANTGAALLWALLFSGIATFTLQEFAGRLAVATGDDLATVLRRRYPTGFAHFATLLLVGGSILLGCAAYEAGNILGGAAGAMLAFNGPRAGITLGLAAAAALLLLAGSPHSVARLMAVFVALMGGGFLLVALSLAPPAAGLLAGLVPAPGFADDPAALLAVLALVGTTVVPYNLFLGAALARGQGLGDVRFGLAISVGLGVVITAAILVVGTALAGEFSFAALGDVLDERVGAWARTGAGIGLLAAGISSAVTAPLAAALTARGLFGRADDPRWQASGWRFRAVWGAVLLVGLGFGLAEIRPAPAILAAQAFNGILLPLVALFLLAAMNDAGLLGERVNGLLANAFGLLVVGVAAMLGLTALARATATLFGFDLPDPGLMLPAFALLGVFTGRAVMRRAAL; via the coding sequence ATGAAGCGTATCGGCTCGATCCTCCTGTGGTCCGCAATCGCGGCGGCACTCATCGGGCCGGGCACGGTCACGGCGGCCGCCAGCGCGGGGGCGAACACCGGCGCGGCGCTGCTGTGGGCGCTCCTCTTCTCGGGCATCGCGACCTTCACGCTCCAGGAATTTGCCGGACGGCTGGCAGTGGCGACGGGCGACGATCTGGCGACAGTGCTGCGGCGCCGGTACCCAACCGGGTTTGCACATTTCGCCACGCTGCTGCTGGTCGGCGGCTCGATCCTGCTGGGGTGCGCGGCCTATGAAGCGGGCAATATCCTCGGCGGCGCGGCGGGGGCGATGCTCGCCTTCAACGGGCCGCGGGCAGGCATTACGCTGGGTCTGGCGGCAGCGGCTGCGCTGTTGCTGCTGGCGGGATCGCCGCACAGCGTCGCGCGGCTGATGGCGGTGTTCGTCGCGCTGATGGGAGGCGGCTTCCTGCTCGTCGCGCTGTCGCTGGCGCCGCCCGCCGCCGGGCTGCTGGCGGGTCTCGTCCCGGCACCGGGTTTTGCCGACGATCCCGCTGCGCTGCTCGCGGTGCTGGCATTGGTGGGGACGACGGTGGTCCCCTACAATCTGTTTCTCGGCGCGGCGCTGGCGCGCGGGCAGGGGCTGGGAGACGTGCGCTTCGGCCTCGCGATCTCGGTCGGGCTCGGCGTGGTCATCACTGCGGCGATCCTCGTGGTCGGCACGGCGCTGGCGGGCGAGTTTTCGTTCGCAGCGCTGGGCGATGTGCTGGATGAGCGCGTTGGCGCCTGGGCGCGGACGGGCGCCGGGATCGGGCTGCTGGCGGCAGGCATTTCCTCCGCGGTCACAGCCCCCCTGGCAGCCGCGCTGACGGCGCGCGGGCTGTTCGGCAGAGCGGATGACCCGCGGTGGCAGGCTAGCGGCTGGCGTTTCCGCGCGGTCTGGGGCGCGGTGCTGCTGGTCGGCCTGGGTTTCGGGCTGGCCGAAATCCGCCCCGCTCCGGCCATCCTCGCCGCGCAGGCCTTCAATGGCATATTGCTGCCGCTGGTCGCACTGTTCCTGCTTGCAGCGATGAACGACGCCGGCCTGCTGGGCGAGCGGGTCAACGGCCTGCTGGCAAATGCCTTCGGCCTGCTGGTGGTGGGCGTTGCCGCCATGCTCGGCCTGACCGCGCTGGCGCGCGCTACGGCGACGCTGTTCGGCTTCGATCTGCCCGACCCGGGCCTGATGCTACCCGCCTTTGCCCTGCTCGGCGTGTTCACGGGCCGCGCGGTCATGCGCCGCGCGGCGCTTTAA